Genomic window (Vitis riparia cultivar Riparia Gloire de Montpellier isolate 1030 chromosome 4, EGFV_Vit.rip_1.0, whole genome shotgun sequence):
atttccttttccttgatatttattttgataaaattcacTTTTCTATTTAAATCTTCTTCTGTACTGAACATTGAATACTTGACCTCATCATGAACTGTCAATTCCACTGAAGCTTTGCTAATTTGATGTTGTACGAATCTAGGTGTCTACTATTTGTTGTATTGCAGCCTCCCATCGCTAAGTAGAATGATGTTCTTTGGATCCACAACCGTGGAAAATGAATTGAACTTTGTGCAGTGTAAATCTATTAGCTTAAGACTTTTTTCAATTCCACATTCATTTCAGAGATGCGGCTCTTAGTAGTGCCAAGCAGCAGATTAAGAGCATAGAAAAGAAGCTTGATTCTGCTAATGCCAGATATCAATCAGAGAAAGAAGCATGGGAGATAAACCTTCAGAATTTGGAAGAAACTTGGCGATGTAATTAATCCATACTAAGCTGAAtgatgtttctttttatttttccttttgttttcctgAATGACCCGCATGATTCATTGAGCTTAAAAATAAGATTGTACTTGGAATGATTTACAGTGAGGTGCGAAGCATTGGCTGCTCAAAACGAAGTGTCTTCCGGACAAGAACTACAGAAAGAGTTAGAAGAGCTTAATCTACAGTATAAAAGATTGAAGGTACCTTGCCTCTTTATTGTATGTTGTAGTATGGAATCTGGATAATGAGTATCAGATATCTTGTTCTAGTATTAATTAGATTCATACCTTGTAGGCAGAGCATGAATCATTCCGTGATCTGGCTGAAAGAATGATTGAAGGAAAAGACAACGAGATATCTAAACTTTTAGATGAGAATAAGACTCTTCAACAATCTCTAGAATCAAGACCAGCTGTATGTTTCCCTCTTTTATATTTGTAAACCTTGCTAGTTTAACTTTTTCATGGAccaattttccatatttatgatCCTTGGACTGACATTGGGGTAAATGATCCCAGGCTTACCACAATGACAATTACAACACAGGTATTAAGACAATTCTGGTCACACTTGCTTATTGCTTTTCTAAATTAGACAAATTTGAAGCTTTTTTTTGTATTGTTGCAAATTAATTCATTGCTTTTATAATGTTCTGAATTTTCAATTGGTATTGACAGCCTTCCACAAACAGGAAGCACCGAACTCAAGCACCTCTGCAGCAGAACAGCAGATTCTGGTGAATATCTTATTCTAAGAATTCCCTTATCAAGTAACTTCTAATTTGTTAAGTTCAATCATAGGTTTTCCCAATGCACAATACAGCAAGTTTCAGCTTCTGTGGGGTGGTGGTGTTGGGGTGGGTGTTTGTTTATGGTTGTTAAGTGAAAGGTAGGAAAGATTAAGCGATCTCTGAAAGAGGAAAATAGCCGATTGAGCCAGCTGATTTGTAGATATTACTTGTGAAACtggaaattcatttttcttttgctgCAGTTTTTGTGCTCATTACCCTTCCTCATTCTCTTAATGTATCCACTAATAACCTTCTTTCCAAACAAGATTTGCTAGTGTATATGTACATACATTCAGACATATTCTTGTAGATGATCCTCAGAAGCCATAAATGAAGTAGTTACTTAGAAACCTTCATGAGGGCGGACAGTTCCTTGAAAATTCAATGTAACTTAAAAAATTCCCCTAATGGTTTTCTAAATATCTTGTAAGGCAGAAAATATCTAGAAGAAACCCTGAAACATGtgggaaataaattttttattttaccctAAGGTTAAAATATTGATGATCACAATAAACATCACCATGACAATAAAGATAACAAAAAGTGGGAATGAACTAATACAAAAAATCCAGGGAAAATGATTGGTATAACAGTTGGATATTGGCAATAGACTCATTGGTTAAACAAGATGTGTTGGTCATCTTGGTGACTTGTATATACTATAATTTACTTTCTATTTAGCTCTTTTCCACTAGCCATTCTCTTTCACTCAATTCCCTGTTAAAAGTGTTTGTATCCTGCTTGTTTTTtgtattaagtaaaaaatttcaGGGACATTTCTATTTCCTTTACTCATTATTACTTGCCACTTTCTTTCATGGCACCTATGGTTCAAGTTAATAATATTATAGGCTCTGGTACCTCTAGGTTCTACATATATCTATATTTAGTGTGGTTTGTGATCCTTAAAAATTAGTTGTACCACTTTTCATACTCAAATAGATATTTTTAGCTGAGAAGCCTCCTAaacattttctttcccttttgaATTCTAGCTTTTGGCAAGGCAACAGGCTCAGAGAGAGGAAGAGCTAGCACAGTCACAAAGACACATTCTAGCACTTCAAGTAAGCCATCCCCTTTtcttactttaattaattttctattatatcGTTTCTGATACGTGTTTTATATCAGGAGGAAATTGAGGAGCTTGAACGTGAAAATCGTCTCCACAGTCAGCAGGTATTAGGAACTTGGATTTCTGAATAGTTCAGTAAGGTTTTCAAATCTTGGGATAATTTGCTGTTATATTGCGTTCTCTCACTGAACTAATTCTATCTGCCCTCCCTCTGAAATTTAGCATCCTGTATGTGAACCATGTGaggttaatatattttttattatagctTTTGTCTTTGTGTCTTTTGGTCTTGTGTTCTAGTTAAAGGTTTAACCATACCTCAATTCTCATTAtcattttatctttaataaataaaataaaataaaaaattgtttgaatttgtttatcTTGTTAGCTCACTCATTTCTCATATTAacacaattttaaatttcatgaatGAAGGAAGCCATGTTAAAGGAAGAATTCCGGAACATGGAAAGAATGCAGAAGAGGGAAGGTGTAGATATgacatatttgaaaaatgttatCTTAAAGCTTCTTGAGACAGGTACCTGTGTAAAAGGACTGAAAATCTCTAAACTAGAAGTTTAGCCGatttcttttctccattagATTGATGAAGCGCTAATTTTCTAGAGTAGATGATACTGATATTtgtaaaagaataatttaaccCAGATGAACTTTTTTAAACAGGAGAAGTGGAGGCTCTGCTACCTGTGGTTGGAATGCTTCTTCAATTCAGTCCTGAGGAGGTGAAGCTCTCTCTTTCCTCTTGTTACTCCATTACCATGGGAAATCTTGAACTAGTCTTACTACTCAGATGTCCTTTGCATGATATTGAGGATGCATTACTAGCCTGCAGAACTTGGAATATAGAGGTTTAGCAATTGCTCTGATCTACTGTGTGATATTTGAGCAATGTGAAACAGTGAGAGCCTTTCAGTTAACTTTACCTTTTGCAGAAAGAGAGCTCTATTGAACTTCTTATAGTATGTGGGTCAGATGGGTAAATACCAAATGGCTTACCTATTCACCTGTCACAGATTATTGCTCTTGTCGCCTGTCTCCTGTGCAATAACACACCAGTGCATTTGCATGCTCAACACTGTTTAAGCTAGGATGCTGTCATGCTGTTTAGCATCCGTCCAGATTTCATGTTTGGCAACCCAATTTTTCATGTCTTCAGCACTGTGGTGTTTAATTTTAaagtcccatttttttttttgttttgagtaACTTCTTATCAAAGTTTTCTGATGAACCACTCGTTGTTTTATGCAAATGCAGATGCAAAAGTGCCATCAAGCATACCACTCCTCAACGGAAGTTCCTCCCACTCCTGCAAGTGATGCTCCAGGATCTGCCCGTTCTCTCTTCTCAAGATTCTCATTTTCATAACAGCAGGAATGTTGGCAATAGAGAATTCTTCTGATCTGGTTAAAATTATTTGCATCTGCAATCCAGCTGCATTAGTACTGACCACTCTGCCTGCAGACTGAGAAGTGAAGATGCAGCCATGGCAAATCTTGTATTATTTTGTAACACTAAATTGCCAGTTTATTGTAAAAAATGAAGTAGGAGAGAGTGAAAAACATCAGATTTAAAGAGAGGGAGGATAAACATTTCCGGCTATTTGGGTTTTGCTTCTTGGAAGCTACACAAGCAATTTCTTTTACCCTTTTTCCCGATGCTTCGCTTTTTGATGTAAAGCGATTGCAGAAGTAATAGAGCGTGTTTTAGTGAACTACTTAGGCAAGAATTACATGTATCTTTTTACAAAGAGATAGATTTCTTGTCCCCTCTCTATCTTCATCCATCTGCAGAACCAATGTAGGCACTCGATGTTTGGTAGTTCCATCGAATGGATTAGCTGCAATGATGCAAGTCTTCATTCATCTGGAAGGCAAACTCCATTTTACAAGTTAGAAGCTTGCTATTGAAGTTTTAGCTCTGTTTAATTTCCGAAAAATTTTGAGggaaggaaaattttaattggATTGTTTTGCTACAAAATACGCAATATGCTTTTGTTGAAGAGGTGCAAAATTGCGGAAGGTGTGAATTCATAGAAATCATATAGCATTTATGAAGAACCACTCTAATCCCTTTCTTATATTGAAAAAACTACcttaaactttcaaaatctagaGGAATATGCTATTGGCTCCTATCTTCTAGATGAAGGACACAATATCCCTTGTatagttgaaaatttgattCCTTGGATTCCTCCCATTAACGaaagatttaaattaaattttaatggttCAATAATTGAGAATAAAAGTGCGtcattatatattattagagactaatagaattataaaaatagttgCAAGTAATCATACAGGAAATGCTTCAACAGTTATGTGGATGGTGTGCTAAcagtaaaaaaaacaatgggttcttaaatttataaattgaaaatgattcaaaaatagtaataaattgttatattaaaaataataatatttataattttattatttttttaataaaggatatttgaaagttatcttaaaatctaaatatttacAATTGTCATTATATTCATAAGGAGGGAAGTAACTAGAGAGCGGACTATTTAACTAAGAAAAGTATTTGTAATATAGAGTTGATCATTTGAAggtcaaattttctttaaaatattataaagtttGGTTTCAAATATTATTGTAACTCGTCTTTTAATCGAAATagcagatattttgttttgtgctctcttttcatctaaaaaataaaagaggtgcaaatatttatgtaaaatgttaaggaaaaaaaacataagagaaGGATGATCCATATCATGGAATGAATTACATGGCAAATGATGATAAAACCCTTGGGCTGAACTGGAGGCTGCTGACCCTGTGGGACATCCCCACATTCAGATCTATTATGTAagttggaaaaaattcaaacctTGGATCAATTAGTTCTTACTTCTTAGGCGCTTTCAAAAACCATTGAAATATTAGCAAAACCCACTGTTTTTAAACAATAACTGGTTTCCTGGAAACACAAgattcttttgttttatgtaAGATGCCATGTAACGTCTCTATCACAGGGTCCAAGTGGGCAAGTTGGTATTCAAATTCAACAAGGAAGCAAAACTATGACTCTGGTTCTGGAGGATCCTATGGGAGATACTGGGTATCTAGTATCTTTTACAAGTCATCAGTCATTTTCACAATTGCCAGAGCGGGGGTTTGTGGGTTGGTGGTAGTGGGTCAGGGCGGGGGTTGGTCTGTGATGTGTAGGTTGCTGAAATAACTCATATAAGCAACTCCCAATCTCGCCGTGGATTCAACCCACCGACGACAGAGTTGTCCGGTCGAAAGAATATCTCTCAAATAAATGTTTGGAACTTGAAATCACTGAGAACTGGGACAAACTTGTTATTATCCAAAGCAGGTGTAGACAGCAGCAGAAAGATTCAAGTCATAAAAAGTGCTCTACTTTCACAAATAAAGAGGCTTCACAGCCCAATGAACCCATCCAAATTGTGAGAGCTAGAAAAATTAAGGTGAAAAACATTGCTTTCTCAATGATATGGATACGGAAATCTATATCACTGGATTTAGGATACAACGCATAGTGAGTGAATGTGGGTAAATGAATCCCCAGACACCACACCTACCCACAtggataaaaaaacaaacaaaagggaCAAAACAAGGACAAAAATCCCTACAAACTCTAGTAGTTTTTGAGTGCATTGATctcaacttttatttattattgttccAGGATCAAGCATGCCTTGCCTGGAAATCCTTCATGAAAGCAACCAACTTCTCAACACCGGCCAAAGGCATGGCATTGTATATGGATGCCCGCATTCCTCCCACTGATCTGTGCCCCTTCAGCTGTACCATCTTCTCTTTTGCAGCCTCCTTCACAAACTCGGCTTCCAAATCTGACTTCTCCAATGTAAATGGAACATTCATCAGCGACCTCACTGATTTCTCAACTGGGCATCTGTAGAACCCATTGCTCTCATCTATGGCATCATACAGAATCTGGGCCTTCTTTATGTTCTTCTTCTCAACCTCCTTCAAACCTCCCTGTGCCAACAGATCTTCAAACACCAATCCACACATATAAATCCCGTAACAAGGAGGGGTGTTATACAGTGAATTGTTCTCAACATGGATCTTGTAATCGAACATGATTGGAGTGATTTCTTGTGCATTCCCAATCAAATCTTTCCTGACAATCACAATTGTGACCCCAGATGGACCCACATTCTTCTGAGCTCCGGCATAAATCAACCCAAACTTGGACACATCCACAGGCTTTGAGCAGAAATTTGAAGACATATCCGCAATAAGAAGACGATCGTTGTTTTTGGGGGTCGGGTAGTCCTTGAATTCAACTCCGTGAATCGTTTCATTGGCGCAAATATGCAAGTACTTAGCATCTGGGTTCTGCTCTAACCCATCAAAAGATGGAATCTTCGTATACTTCTCAGACTTCCCAGACCAGATCACGCTGGGCTTGCAGAACTTCTGCGCCTCCTTGAAAGCTTTGTCCCCCCATGACCCAGTAACCACATAATCCACCGGATCATCGGGTTTGCATAGATTCAACGGGATGGCGGCGAATTGGCTGGTGGCACCGCCTTGCAAGAACAAAACGGCGTACTCCTCCGGAATATTCAACAGAGCCCTCAGATCCGATTCCGCCTTTTGGATTATGGACATGAATTCTTTACCCCTGTGGCTCATTTCCATGACGCTCATGCCCGATCCGCGCCAGTTGTAGAGCTCCGACTCGGCCTTCATCAACACGTTCTCCGGCAACGTTGCCGGGCCGGCCGCAAAATTGAAGACCCGATCCAAGGATTGGGCGTTGGAAGGTGGGCGTTCGACTTGGGCTGTGGAGCAGGTGATGGAGATAGACTTATTACGACGACTAGGGCTGAGATTGAAGACATTAACGCGTGCCGGATTAGGGTTTTTGAGGAAATGTATGGTTGTTGAACGATTAGGGTTTTGGAGAAGAAGAGAATTTGGCGAGGTGGCCGTTGCCATGCTTACTGGGAGTGTTGAgcgagagagaaaaaagagctAGGAGGGGTTTTTGGCGTGAAGATGGCCAGACCCAGGGTGTACTATATATAGTGGAGCGCTATGAAGGTAAGGGCTGTTtaggaataatttttaatatatatttttttttagagcaaaaatctatttttagaattcttttgaatttttttatatattttaaaatatttattaaaaatcatttttatctgCCCTTTTATTTCGGATTATTTTCCAAACtcatactttttttaaatagtctataaaagaagaaaaatattaaaatatattatcaaaaaatagttttttatttttaaaaataatttcaaatatccaaattttcttgtttaaaaTAGGCAAATTCTAGGTGTcctaaatatcattaaaatacaAGTCCTAAGGTATCTTGAGgtttaaaaaggttaaaattgAGGTCAAAAGTTCAAAGTGGCTTTCCATTTTCCTAGTACTTTTTCcttcctctctctttcttggcaaccaagcCATAGCTTTTATTCAAATAGAATTTTCCCAAgtacaaaaaattaaagttcaatttttcccCTTTGGATTAAATAGAGATCCATCTAGATTCATACAAAATGGAAGCACACCCAAACAGGTGGTATTATTGAGAAAATTGGTATTTATTCATTGAATTATTGTCCAATGGAACTGTTGGAATAAAACATTGAAGGCAACATCTGCTGCAccacattttaaataaaataaataaataaaaataacattccAGGGCAACCCAAGTTGCTGGGTTGTGTTATTTGTTAGCCACCGCCCTTCCCCCCACCATTGAACCCAGTTGTATAAGTCACTGAGAATTAGTAactatacatacacacacatagCCCTATTGTTGTTGTGTCCCCAGTAGGAAATGAGCCGGTTCACATTTTGATGTATAACCCAACTTTGATGTACAGTACTTCCTCTGAGCTGCAGTTAGTTTCCCTGATCCCGCATTTTGGTGCAAATTAACAATCAGTCTTGAGCATTCTCTGCACCATCAAGGCAAAAAAACAGCACCCCCATCAGTACTTTTTCCAGGTATTACTGAACAGAAAAGGAGAACAATGGGGGAGAGGAGGAGGGAGGAGGAAAAAGACTTTACAGAAGCTGATCTTCAGTGTAGCTGGTGTAGTGCTCACAAGTCTTGTCCCATTGCTTAAAACCATAGAGAGTACACTGAGCAGTGTAGATGGAAGCAGCAGCTAACAGAGATGGTGGGAACTTCAGCATCTCATACTCCACCAGGCAAACATCCATCAAGAAGAATGATAGTAGCTCCATCTGGGTCatggtttaaatttaaatgcaGAATCTCAGTAAGGCAATCTATGTTGGT
Coding sequences:
- the LOC117913155 gene encoding phosphoserine aminotransferase 2, chloroplastic-like, with amino-acid sequence MATATSPNSLLLQNPNRSTTIHFLKNPNPARVNVFNLSPSRRNKSISITCSTAQVERPPSNAQSLDRVFNFAAGPATLPENVLMKAESELYNWRGSGMSVMEMSHRGKEFMSIIQKAESDLRALLNIPEEYAVLFLQGGATSQFAAIPLNLCKPDDPVDYVVTGSWGDKAFKEAQKFCKPSVIWSGKSEKYTKIPSFDGLEQNPDAKYLHICANETIHGVEFKDYPTPKNNDRLLIADMSSNFCSKPVDVSKFGLIYAGAQKNVGPSGVTIVIVRKDLIGNAQEITPIMFDYKIHVENNSLYNTPPCYGIYMCGLVFEDLLAQGGLKEVEKKNIKKAQILYDAIDESNGFYRCPVEKSVRSLMNVPFTLEKSDLEAEFVKEAAKEKMVQLKGHRSVGGMRASIYNAMPLAGVEKLVAFMKDFQARHA